The proteins below are encoded in one region of Anguilla anguilla isolate fAngAng1 chromosome 3, fAngAng1.pri, whole genome shotgun sequence:
- the osbpl6 gene encoding oxysterol-binding protein-related protein 6 isoform X1 has product MLHHHQRGPQGRAMGAEERSSTPLHKASTATHKSASSSSSSQRDSRQETDSWEIIEGLKIGQTNVLRPEKHEGFMLKKRKWPLKGWHKRFFVLDNGILKYSKSPIDIQKGKLHGCIDVGLSVMSIKKRARRIDLDTEEHIYHLKVKSPDLFDAWVSKLRHHRLYRQNEIVRSPRDASLRTFPPPPVQESPQPVPTAGHEPKAKPSCSSSLPASYSNGQSKVAAWLQESEEMDKCAEELANCQSSLMELSRLLQSLEILQRTQSAPNFSDMQANCIDMSKKDKRVSRRWRTKSVSKDAKMQLQVPLSATMSPVRLHSSNPNLCADLGDFQAPVARLADAVECAADYIKLQEDFCVIAQKVHSLLKSAFNTVAIEKEKIKELLSEQDQPEQAGQVMTLRRSLSQALTQNVELRTRLNRIHSESVLSEQVVSVNIIPSPDEPGEQIHVGIPLSQQASNESRLSMSESVSEFFDAQEVLLSASSSENEASDDESYVSDVSDNISEDNASVTDSLSRQMPNGELAGSGFRNGRRTCLPAPSPDITNINLWNILRNNIGKDLSKVSMPVELNEPLNTLQHMCEELEYTEILDKAADTIDPYERMVLVAAFVVSGYSSTYYRAGSKPFNPLLGETYECIREDKGLCFFAEQVSHHPPISACHCESKKFTFWQDVRWKNKFWGKSMEILPIGTVNVMLPRFGDHYEWNKVTTCIHNILSGRRWIEHYGEITIRNNRSSACICKLTFVKGNYWSSNVNEVQGVVIDQEGKVVHRLFGKWHEGLYCGVPPSAKCVWRPGSMPTDYELYYGFTRFAIELNELCPEIKDLLPPTDARFRPDQRYLEEGKVEQASAEKQRIEDLQRTRRKWQEENNVKHQPRFFKKVIDANQRERWVSNNTYWELRKAPGFNKLENPQLW; this is encoded by the exons ATGTTGCACCACCACCAGCGGGGCCCCCAGGGCCGGGCCATGGGCGCCGAGGAGAGGagctccacccccctccacaaGGCCTCCACGGCCACGCACAAGAgcgcgtcctcctcctcctcctctcagcgGGACAGCCGACAG GAGACAGACAGCTGGGAAATCATCGAGGGGTTGAAAATTGGCCAAACCAACGTCCTGAGACCAGAGAAACACGAAGGCTTCATGCTGAAGAAGAGAAAATGGCCACTGAAAGGCTGGCACAAG CGGTTTTTTGTCCTGGATAATGGGATTTTGAAGTACTCCAAGTCTCCCATTGAT ATCCAGAAAGGCAAGCTGCATGGCTGTATTGATGTGGGTCTCTCGGTGATGTCAATAAAGAAACGAGCCCGTCGGATTGACCTGGATACAGAGGAGCACATATACCACCTTAAG GTGAAGTCTCCGGACTTGTTTGACGCCTGGGTCTCCAAGCTACGGCACCATCGCCTGTACCGCCAGAACGAGATCGTCCGCTCGCCCCGCGACGCCTCCCTCCGCACGTTCCCTCCGCCCCCGGTCCAAGAGTCCCCCCAGCCCGTCCCCACCGCAGGGCACGAACCAAAG gccaagcccagctgcagcagcagcctgccCGCCTCCTACAGCAACGGGCAGAGCAAGGTGGCAGCCTGGCTGCAGGAGTCTGAGGAGATGGACAAGTGCGCTGAGG AGCTCGCTAACTGCCAGTCCAGTCTGATGGAGCTCAGCAGGCTGCTGCAGAGCCTGGAGATCCTGCAGAGGACCCAGTCAGCGCCCAACTTCTcggacatgcag GCTAATTGCATAGATATGTCAAAGAAAGACAAGCGCGTGAGCAGAAGATGGAGAACCAAAAGCGTGAGCAAAGATGCAAAAATGCAACTGCAG GTCCCGCTGAGCGCCACCATGTCTCCGGTGCGGCTGCACTCGTCCAACCCCAACCTGTGCGCCGACCTGGGCGACTTCCAGGCCCCGGTGGCCCGCCTGGCCGACGCCGTCGAGTGCGCCGCCGACTACATCAAGCTGCAGGAGGACTTCTGCGTCATCGCTCAGAAAG TTCACTCTCTCTTGAAGTCGGCCTTCAACACGGTGGCCATCGAGAAGGAGAAGATCAAGGAGCTCCTCTCTGAGCAGGACCAACCGGAGCAGGCTGGCCAGGTTATGACCCTGAGGAGGTCTTTGTCGCAG GCGCTGACCCAGAACGTGGAGCTTCGAACCCGTCTCAACCGCATCCACTCCGAGTCGGTCCTGTCGGAGCAGGTGGTCAGCGTGAACATCATTCCCAGCCCTGACGAG CCCGGCGAGCAGATCCACGTGGGGATCCCCCTGTCTCAGCAGGCCTCCAACGAGAGCAGGCTCTCCATGTCCGAGTCCGTCTCCGAGTTCTTCGACGCCCAGGAGGTGCTGCTGTCGGCCAGCTCGTCCGAAAAcgag GCTTCGGACGATGAGTCATACGTCAGCGATGTGAGCGATAACATTTCTGAGGACAACGCCAGCGTCACGGACAGCCTGTCCAGGCAAa TGCCGAACGGCGAGCTAGCCGGGAGCGGCTTCCGGAACGGGCGCCGCACGTGCCTCCCCGCCCCGTCCCCCGACATCACCAACATCAACCTGTGGAACATCCTGAGGAACAACATCGGGAAAGACCTTTCCAAGGTGTCCATGCCCGTGGAGCTCAACGAGCCGCTCAACACGCTGCAGCACATGTGCGAAGAGCTGGAGTACACTGAGATTCTGGACAAGGCTGCAGATACCATCGACCCCTACGAGCGTATG GTccttgttgctgcttttgtagTCTCTGGATATTCATCCACGTACTACAGAGCAGGAAGTAAACCATTCAATCCTTTACTGGGAGAGACCTATGAATGTATCCGGGAAGACAAGGGCCTCTGTTTCTTCGCTGAACAG GTGAGCCACCACCCACCCATCTCGGCCTGTCACTGTGAATCCAAAAAGTTCACCTTCTGGCAAG ATGTCAGATGGAAGAACAAATTCTGGGGGAAGTCCATGGAGATCCTGCCTATCGGGACGGTCAATGTCATGCTCCCGAG GTTCGGCGATCACTACGAGTGGAACAAGGTCACTACCTGCATACACAACATCCTGAGCGGGAGGCGGTGGATCGAGCATTACGGAGAGATCACCATCAGGAACAACAGGAGCAGCGCGTGCATCTGCAAGCTCACCTTCGTCAAG GGGAACTACTGGAGCTCGAACGTGAACGAGGTCCAGGGCGTGGTGATAGACCAGGAGGGGAAGGTGGTCCATCGGCTGTTTGGCAAGTGGCACGAAGGCCTGTACTGCGGCGTCCCGCCGTCGGCCAAGTGCGTCTGGAGACCAG GGTCCATGCCCACCGACTACGAGCTGTACTACGGCTTCACCCGCTTTGCCATCGAGCTCAACGAACTGTGCCCCGAGATCAAAGACCTTCTGCCGCCCACCGACGCCCGCTTCCGCCCCGATCAGAG GTACCTGGAGGAGGGGAAGGTGGAGCAGGCTTCTGCTGAGAAGCAGCGCATCGAGGACCTGCAGAGGACCAGGAGGAAGTGGCAGGAGGAGAACAACGTTAAACACCAGCCCCGCTTCTTCAA GAAAGTCATCGATGCCAATCAAAGGGAGAGGTGGGTCTCCAACAACACTTACTGGGAACTCCGCAAAGCACCCGGGTTCAACAAGCTGGAGAACCCTCAGCTCTGGTAG
- the osbpl6 gene encoding oxysterol-binding protein-related protein 6 isoform X2, which translates to MLHHHQRGPQGRAMGAEERSSTPLHKASTATHKSASSSSSSQRDSRQETDSWEIIEGLKIGQTNVLRPEKHEGFMLKKRKWPLKGWHKRFFVLDNGILKYSKSPIDIQKGKLHGCIDVGLSVMSIKKRARRIDLDTEEHIYHLKVKSPDLFDAWVSKLRHHRLYRQNEIVRSPRDASLRTFPPPPVQESPQPVPTAGHEPKAKPSCSSSLPASYSNGQSKVAAWLQESEEMDKCAEELANCQSSLMELSRLLQSLEILQRTQSAPNFSDMQVPLSATMSPVRLHSSNPNLCADLGDFQAPVARLADAVECAADYIKLQEDFCVIAQKVHSLLKSAFNTVAIEKEKIKELLSEQDQPEQAGQVMTLRRSLSQALTQNVELRTRLNRIHSESVLSEQVVSVNIIPSPDEPGEQIHVGIPLSQQASNESRLSMSESVSEFFDAQEVLLSASSSENEASDDESYVSDVSDNISEDNASVTDSLSRQMPNGELAGSGFRNGRRTCLPAPSPDITNINLWNILRNNIGKDLSKVSMPVELNEPLNTLQHMCEELEYTEILDKAADTIDPYERMVLVAAFVVSGYSSTYYRAGSKPFNPLLGETYECIREDKGLCFFAEQVSHHPPISACHCESKKFTFWQDVRWKNKFWGKSMEILPIGTVNVMLPRFGDHYEWNKVTTCIHNILSGRRWIEHYGEITIRNNRSSACICKLTFVKGNYWSSNVNEVQGVVIDQEGKVVHRLFGKWHEGLYCGVPPSAKCVWRPGSMPTDYELYYGFTRFAIELNELCPEIKDLLPPTDARFRPDQRYLEEGKVEQASAEKQRIEDLQRTRRKWQEENNVKHQPRFFKKVIDANQRERWVSNNTYWELRKAPGFNKLENPQLW; encoded by the exons ATGTTGCACCACCACCAGCGGGGCCCCCAGGGCCGGGCCATGGGCGCCGAGGAGAGGagctccacccccctccacaaGGCCTCCACGGCCACGCACAAGAgcgcgtcctcctcctcctcctctcagcgGGACAGCCGACAG GAGACAGACAGCTGGGAAATCATCGAGGGGTTGAAAATTGGCCAAACCAACGTCCTGAGACCAGAGAAACACGAAGGCTTCATGCTGAAGAAGAGAAAATGGCCACTGAAAGGCTGGCACAAG CGGTTTTTTGTCCTGGATAATGGGATTTTGAAGTACTCCAAGTCTCCCATTGAT ATCCAGAAAGGCAAGCTGCATGGCTGTATTGATGTGGGTCTCTCGGTGATGTCAATAAAGAAACGAGCCCGTCGGATTGACCTGGATACAGAGGAGCACATATACCACCTTAAG GTGAAGTCTCCGGACTTGTTTGACGCCTGGGTCTCCAAGCTACGGCACCATCGCCTGTACCGCCAGAACGAGATCGTCCGCTCGCCCCGCGACGCCTCCCTCCGCACGTTCCCTCCGCCCCCGGTCCAAGAGTCCCCCCAGCCCGTCCCCACCGCAGGGCACGAACCAAAG gccaagcccagctgcagcagcagcctgccCGCCTCCTACAGCAACGGGCAGAGCAAGGTGGCAGCCTGGCTGCAGGAGTCTGAGGAGATGGACAAGTGCGCTGAGG AGCTCGCTAACTGCCAGTCCAGTCTGATGGAGCTCAGCAGGCTGCTGCAGAGCCTGGAGATCCTGCAGAGGACCCAGTCAGCGCCCAACTTCTcggacatgcag GTCCCGCTGAGCGCCACCATGTCTCCGGTGCGGCTGCACTCGTCCAACCCCAACCTGTGCGCCGACCTGGGCGACTTCCAGGCCCCGGTGGCCCGCCTGGCCGACGCCGTCGAGTGCGCCGCCGACTACATCAAGCTGCAGGAGGACTTCTGCGTCATCGCTCAGAAAG TTCACTCTCTCTTGAAGTCGGCCTTCAACACGGTGGCCATCGAGAAGGAGAAGATCAAGGAGCTCCTCTCTGAGCAGGACCAACCGGAGCAGGCTGGCCAGGTTATGACCCTGAGGAGGTCTTTGTCGCAG GCGCTGACCCAGAACGTGGAGCTTCGAACCCGTCTCAACCGCATCCACTCCGAGTCGGTCCTGTCGGAGCAGGTGGTCAGCGTGAACATCATTCCCAGCCCTGACGAG CCCGGCGAGCAGATCCACGTGGGGATCCCCCTGTCTCAGCAGGCCTCCAACGAGAGCAGGCTCTCCATGTCCGAGTCCGTCTCCGAGTTCTTCGACGCCCAGGAGGTGCTGCTGTCGGCCAGCTCGTCCGAAAAcgag GCTTCGGACGATGAGTCATACGTCAGCGATGTGAGCGATAACATTTCTGAGGACAACGCCAGCGTCACGGACAGCCTGTCCAGGCAAa TGCCGAACGGCGAGCTAGCCGGGAGCGGCTTCCGGAACGGGCGCCGCACGTGCCTCCCCGCCCCGTCCCCCGACATCACCAACATCAACCTGTGGAACATCCTGAGGAACAACATCGGGAAAGACCTTTCCAAGGTGTCCATGCCCGTGGAGCTCAACGAGCCGCTCAACACGCTGCAGCACATGTGCGAAGAGCTGGAGTACACTGAGATTCTGGACAAGGCTGCAGATACCATCGACCCCTACGAGCGTATG GTccttgttgctgcttttgtagTCTCTGGATATTCATCCACGTACTACAGAGCAGGAAGTAAACCATTCAATCCTTTACTGGGAGAGACCTATGAATGTATCCGGGAAGACAAGGGCCTCTGTTTCTTCGCTGAACAG GTGAGCCACCACCCACCCATCTCGGCCTGTCACTGTGAATCCAAAAAGTTCACCTTCTGGCAAG ATGTCAGATGGAAGAACAAATTCTGGGGGAAGTCCATGGAGATCCTGCCTATCGGGACGGTCAATGTCATGCTCCCGAG GTTCGGCGATCACTACGAGTGGAACAAGGTCACTACCTGCATACACAACATCCTGAGCGGGAGGCGGTGGATCGAGCATTACGGAGAGATCACCATCAGGAACAACAGGAGCAGCGCGTGCATCTGCAAGCTCACCTTCGTCAAG GGGAACTACTGGAGCTCGAACGTGAACGAGGTCCAGGGCGTGGTGATAGACCAGGAGGGGAAGGTGGTCCATCGGCTGTTTGGCAAGTGGCACGAAGGCCTGTACTGCGGCGTCCCGCCGTCGGCCAAGTGCGTCTGGAGACCAG GGTCCATGCCCACCGACTACGAGCTGTACTACGGCTTCACCCGCTTTGCCATCGAGCTCAACGAACTGTGCCCCGAGATCAAAGACCTTCTGCCGCCCACCGACGCCCGCTTCCGCCCCGATCAGAG GTACCTGGAGGAGGGGAAGGTGGAGCAGGCTTCTGCTGAGAAGCAGCGCATCGAGGACCTGCAGAGGACCAGGAGGAAGTGGCAGGAGGAGAACAACGTTAAACACCAGCCCCGCTTCTTCAA GAAAGTCATCGATGCCAATCAAAGGGAGAGGTGGGTCTCCAACAACACTTACTGGGAACTCCGCAAAGCACCCGGGTTCAACAAGCTGGAGAACCCTCAGCTCTGGTAG